The following proteins are encoded in a genomic region of Montipora foliosa isolate CH-2021 chromosome 8, ASM3666993v2, whole genome shotgun sequence:
- the LOC138013196 gene encoding potassium channel subfamily K member 9-like: MAFIGERGKIFLVLLLLWLAYVVVGIFIFTAVEGTAQLYDREWGYEDSFWFVIVLLTTIGYGDFSPATALGKALCVLYAIFGIPVTILLLRLIGQFILRGQRCFITWIEKRCLRINGPTSHLNGKCFLLGLIYLLLLLLVGAGVQMWAEEWSYENSLYFYVISFTTVGFGDLLPTNKYITVPFILLGLTAVSNVLHAAASMALVKRVTVGSKDEQTEENEAKV; encoded by the exons ATGGCGTTCATTGGCGAAAGGGGGAAAATTTTCCTCGTGCTACTTCTTCTGTGGTTGGCTTATGTTGTGGTCGGCATTTTCATATTCACTGCTGTGGAGGGTACTGCGCAGCTTTATGATCGCGAATGGGGTTACGAAGATTCTTTCTGGTTTGTCATTGTGCTTCTTACAACAATAG GATATGGAGATTTCTCCCCGGCTACAGCCCTTGGCAAAGCGCTTTGCGTGTTGTACGCCATATTTGGTATTCCCGTCACAATTCTGCTTCTCAGATTGATTGGCCAGTTCATCCTACGTGGTCAGCGCTGTTTCATTACATGGATAGAAAAACGCTGTTTGAGAATAAATGGACCAACCAGCCACTTGAACGGGAAATGCTTTCTCCTTGGTCTGATCTACCTGTTGCTTCTTCTACTCGTTGGAGCAGGCGTCCAAATGTGGGCAGAAGAATGGAGTTACGAAAACAGTCTCTATTTCTACGTCATCTCCTTCACCACTGTTGGCTTTGGAGATCTCCTGCCGACAAACAAGTACATCACTGTGCCTTTTATTCTCCTGGGGCTGACCGCTGTCTCCAACGTACTGCACGCGGCTGCCTCTATGGCGCTGGTCAAACGTGTGACTGTGGGCTCAAAAGATGAACAAACCGAAGAGAACGAAGCCAAAGTTTAA